Proteins encoded within one genomic window of Solibaculum mannosilyticum:
- a CDS encoding IMP dehydrogenase produces MAFYFEEPSHTFSEYLLVPGYSSKECMPANVSLKTPVVKFRKGEEPAISMNIPLVSAIMQSVSGEKMAIALAREGGISFIYGSQSIEDEAAMIARVKSTKAGFVTSDSNIRQDQTLADILELKKKTGHSTVAVTADGSPNGKLLGIVTSRDYRVSRMSLDTKVQEFMTPFSSLVYAEEGVTLKEANNIIWDNKLNALPVVDKDQNLLYMVFRKDYDSHKENPNELLDGSKRYVVGAGINTRDYAERVPALVEAGADVLCIDSSEGFSEWQKLTIDWIREHYGDSVKVGAGNVVDREGFLFLAKAGADFVKVGIGGGSICITREQKGIGRGQATALIEVAKARDEYFAATGIYIPVCSDGGIVCDYHITLALAMGADFIMLGRYFARFDESPTNRLSINGNYVKEYWGEGSNRARNWQRYDLGGASKLSFEEGVDSYVPYAGSLKDNVTQTLNKVKSTMCNCGALTIPELQQNAKITRVSATSIVEGGAHDVILKENNVSQVK; encoded by the coding sequence ATGGCTTTTTACTTTGAGGAACCTTCCCATACCTTTAGCGAGTACCTTTTGGTACCGGGTTATTCGTCTAAAGAATGCATGCCTGCTAATGTCAGCTTGAAAACACCGGTCGTCAAGTTTAGAAAAGGCGAAGAGCCGGCCATCAGCATGAATATCCCGTTGGTGTCGGCCATTATGCAGTCGGTTTCTGGCGAGAAAATGGCCATTGCCTTGGCACGTGAAGGCGGTATTTCTTTTATTTATGGCTCTCAGTCCATCGAGGACGAAGCTGCTATGATTGCACGCGTGAAGAGCACCAAAGCTGGTTTTGTCACCAGCGACTCCAATATCCGTCAGGACCAGACTTTGGCCGATATCCTGGAGCTGAAAAAGAAAACAGGTCATTCTACTGTGGCTGTCACGGCGGACGGTTCGCCCAACGGCAAGCTGCTCGGTATTGTGACCAGCCGCGATTATCGCGTCAGCCGTATGTCTTTGGATACAAAGGTGCAGGAATTTATGACTCCCTTCTCCTCTTTGGTATATGCAGAGGAAGGCGTCACCCTTAAAGAGGCCAATAATATCATCTGGGACAATAAGCTGAATGCTCTTCCCGTTGTAGATAAGGATCAGAACTTGCTCTATATGGTGTTCCGCAAGGACTACGATTCCCATAAGGAAAATCCCAACGAGCTGCTGGATGGCTCCAAGCGGTATGTAGTAGGCGCGGGTATCAATACCCGCGATTATGCAGAGCGCGTCCCGGCTCTGGTGGAGGCAGGCGCTGATGTGCTGTGCATTGACTCGTCGGAAGGATTCTCCGAGTGGCAGAAGCTGACCATTGACTGGATCCGGGAACACTATGGCGATTCGGTCAAAGTAGGCGCCGGCAACGTGGTTGACCGGGAAGGTTTCCTTTTCCTGGCCAAAGCAGGCGCTGATTTCGTTAAAGTAGGCATCGGCGGCGGTTCCATCTGCATCACCCGCGAGCAGAAAGGCATCGGCCGTGGCCAGGCTACCGCTCTTATCGAAGTGGCCAAGGCCCGCGACGAATATTTTGCAGCTACTGGTATTTATATCCCGGTTTGTTCTGACGGCGGTATTGTGTGCGATTACCATATCACTCTGGCTTTGGCCATGGGCGCTGACTTCATTATGCTGGGCCGTTATTTTGCCCGGTTTGATGAAAGCCCCACCAATCGTCTCAGCATCAACGGCAACTACGTCAAGGAGTACTGGGGCGAAGGTTCCAATCGTGCACGCAACTGGCAGCGCTATGATTTGGGCGGCGCCAGCAAGCTCTCCTTTGAGGAGGGTGTGGACAGCTATGTCCCTTATGCCGGAAGCCTTAAGGATAATGTGACTCAAACCCTCAATAAAGTCAAGTCTACCATGTGCAACTGCGGCGCATTGACCATTCCGGAATTGCAGCAGAATGCAAAAATTACCCGTGTGTCGGCTACCAGTATCGTGGAAGGCGGCGCTCATGACGTTATTCTCAAGGAGAACAATGTAAGTCAGGTAAAATAA
- a CDS encoding DUF362 domain-containing protein, which produces MSYKISDECISCGACEAECPVSAISAGDGKYVIDEATCIECGACNGVCPVGAPQPE; this is translated from the coding sequence ATGTCCTATAAGATTTCTGATGAATGCATCAGCTGCGGCGCTTGTGAAGCCGAGTGCCCGGTGTCCGCTATCTCCGCTGGCGATGGTAAATACGTCATCGACGAAGCTACTTGCATCGAGTGCGGCGCTTGCAATGGTGTTTGCCCCGTTGGAGCTCCTCAGCCCGAGTAA
- a CDS encoding tRNA1(Val) (adenine(37)-N6)-methyltransferase — MEKPIERWESLGKDIGLFVSKRHTFGMDAVILARFAAPRKRDVACDLGAGCGIISFLWALGNGPARIDGVEMQQDGVELMIRSVDVNRLGHRIRPICADLRRYRPGQVYDLVACNPPYFKESAGTVSAEQGRRTARFEEAATLEDVVRCAAGILKDRGRFCMVHRPERLCDCMVAMREAGLEPKRIQLVHQRADKPPILLLAEGRKRCRPGMAVEPPLVLVGQDGRFTEEYRRMYDEQGESQWQGH, encoded by the coding sequence ATGGAAAAGCCGATAGAGCGATGGGAATCTTTAGGAAAGGACATCGGTTTATTTGTCTCAAAACGGCATACCTTTGGAATGGATGCTGTGATACTCGCACGGTTTGCCGCTCCAAGAAAGCGGGATGTGGCCTGTGATTTGGGAGCAGGCTGTGGTATCATCTCGTTCCTGTGGGCGCTGGGAAATGGTCCTGCCCGGATCGATGGCGTGGAGATGCAGCAAGATGGAGTGGAACTTATGATACGATCGGTGGACGTCAACCGATTGGGCCATAGGATCCGTCCTATCTGTGCGGACCTGCGCCGGTACAGACCCGGACAAGTGTATGATCTGGTTGCGTGCAATCCTCCTTATTTTAAGGAGAGCGCAGGCACGGTCAGCGCAGAACAAGGACGCAGGACGGCCCGGTTTGAAGAGGCGGCCACATTGGAGGATGTAGTCCGGTGCGCGGCTGGGATCTTAAAGGATCGGGGCCGGTTTTGTATGGTACATCGACCGGAGCGCTTGTGCGACTGTATGGTCGCCATGCGGGAGGCCGGGCTGGAGCCAAAACGGATACAGCTGGTGCATCAGCGGGCCGATAAGCCGCCTATTCTCCTGTTGGCAGAGGGGCGCAAAAGATGTCGGCCGGGGATGGCTGTGGAACCGCCCTTGGTGCTGGTCGGACAGGACGGCCGGTTTACGGAGGAGTATCGCAGGATGTATGACGAACAGGGGGAAAGCCAATGGCAGGGACATTGA
- the rsmI gene encoding 16S rRNA (cytidine(1402)-2'-O)-methyltransferase, with protein MAGTLTLVGTPIGNLGDFSPRAVEALTQCDFIAAEDTRVTLKLLNHFGIQKPMVSYFEHNRRERGELICARILDGEHCCLVTDAGMPAISDPGEDLVALCGQKGIVVTAVPGPTAMATALALSGLPTGRFTFEGFLSMSRKSRREHLLSIQKEPRTMVFYEAPHKLISTLQDLLDALGDRRMSIAREITKLHEQILHTTLSDALSYFRENTPRGEFVLVIEGAKPEQEESMTLEQAVELARQLMEEGASLASAAKQAAAESGYKKSAVYKAVLDEKVQE; from the coding sequence ATGGCAGGGACATTGACGCTGGTGGGAACGCCCATCGGAAACTTGGGGGATTTTTCCCCAAGGGCGGTGGAGGCACTGACACAGTGCGATTTTATCGCCGCAGAGGATACAAGAGTGACCTTAAAACTGCTCAATCATTTTGGAATCCAGAAACCCATGGTCAGTTACTTCGAGCACAACCGTCGGGAACGGGGCGAATTGATTTGTGCCCGCATCCTGGACGGGGAACATTGTTGTTTGGTGACCGATGCAGGCATGCCGGCCATTTCAGATCCAGGAGAGGATCTGGTGGCTCTGTGCGGTCAAAAGGGCATTGTGGTGACGGCTGTCCCAGGGCCTACGGCGATGGCCACGGCATTGGCGCTGTCGGGCCTGCCCACCGGACGCTTTACCTTTGAGGGATTCTTGAGTATGTCCCGCAAAAGCCGTAGGGAACATCTATTGTCCATCCAGAAGGAACCGCGCACCATGGTATTTTATGAGGCGCCCCATAAGTTGATCTCTACCCTACAGGATCTTTTGGACGCTTTGGGCGATCGACGGATGTCCATTGCCCGTGAGATTACCAAATTGCATGAGCAGATACTGCATACTACATTGTCGGATGCACTGTCTTATTTCAGGGAAAACACGCCCAGAGGTGAGTTCGTACTGGTCATCGAAGGTGCAAAGCCGGAACAAGAAGAGAGTATGACTTTGGAACAAGCTGTGGAGCTTGCCCGTCAGTTGATGGAAGAGGGTGCTTCATTGGCATCGGCGGCCAAACAGGCGGCGGCTGAATCAGGGTATAAGAAGAGTGCGGTTTATAAAGCTGTACTGGATGAAAAAGTCCAGGAATGA
- a CDS encoding DMP19 family protein → MAGKRGLSGWIIAAAAVSSAAAVCLFMGQKEKKRQRRRQESIMRPEDQYHRMTEELFDSTPHAQLYEAATANIRARLERADDKQRAIAQLTEQQGTIYVISVVEKEIATGGLRAFYSHESSIYSNTAPVCFETVGLTQYAQILRQANSLYENGPVGDELYHQFSKLNRQLDDLRASLSIAEWCGDYIRANREAFLDSNRQLHNVTFLQDSYASPQEEPVKQSM, encoded by the coding sequence ATGGCAGGTAAAAGGGGTTTATCAGGGTGGATCATTGCAGCGGCAGCAGTATCGTCGGCAGCAGCGGTGTGCCTTTTTATGGGGCAGAAAGAGAAAAAACGGCAAAGACGCCGTCAGGAGAGCATTATGAGGCCGGAAGACCAGTACCATCGCATGACGGAGGAACTGTTTGACAGTACCCCTCATGCCCAACTCTACGAGGCGGCCACTGCCAACATCCGCGCAAGGCTGGAACGGGCCGACGACAAACAGCGTGCCATCGCCCAGCTGACTGAACAGCAGGGTACCATTTATGTCATCTCGGTGGTGGAAAAGGAGATTGCCACAGGAGGATTGCGCGCTTTCTATTCCCACGAAAGCAGCATCTATTCCAATACGGCACCCGTCTGTTTTGAGACGGTGGGATTGACACAATACGCCCAAATTCTCCGTCAAGCCAATTCCCTTTACGAGAATGGACCGGTGGGCGATGAACTGTATCACCAATTTTCCAAGCTCAACCGTCAGCTGGATGACCTGCGCGCATCCCTCTCCATTGCGGAATGGTGCGGTGATTACATCCGCGCCAATCGGGAAGCTTTTCTGGATAGCAACCGTCAGCTTCACAACGTCACCTTCCTGCAGGATAGTTATGCATCCCCACAAGAGGAGCCTGTAAAGCAGTCAATGTGA